The Humulus lupulus chromosome 3, drHumLupu1.1, whole genome shotgun sequence genome window below encodes:
- the LOC133822395 gene encoding uncharacterized protein LOC133822395: MVESFFSVSGTGRQMDLPTQPITNTMQLLSGPPSSGKSSLLFQFAFNATHFTNEKVVFICNRRRLQTKPPFLSQGIDPSSDAFQRIQMKYVDNDEAIKNYFAAFHLHETFPATIIIDDFGDFFEDRSCQERYGNPRGRELAMVRTLALCHNAIMHANGTRPCKLLLSDTHHGESPRLLFIYKRWISTIFTIKGDGDGSGSFILKNNNNIENERTKSAKYSIALQYLVLEVITEDCEM; the protein is encoded by the exons ATGGTAGAGAGCTTCTTCTCAGTCTCAGGGACAGGGAGGCAAATGGACCTCCCCACTCAACCTATTACTAATACTATGCAGCTTCTTTCAGGCCCTCCTTCTAG TGGAAAGTCCTCTCTTCTATTCCAGTTCGCATTCAACGCCACCCACTTCACCAATGAAAAGGTAGTCTTCATTTGCAACCGCCGCAGGTTACAAACTAAACCCCCTTTTCTCTCCCAA GGGATTGATCCTTCTTCGGATGCCTTTCAACGCATTCAGATGAA GTATGTGGATAATGATGAAGCCATCAAGAATTACTTTGCTGCATTTCACCTGCATGAAACATTTCCTGCCACAATTATTATTGATGATTTTGGAGATTTCTTTGAAGACAG AAGTTGCCAAGAGAGGTATGGGAATCCTAGGGGAAGAGAATTAGCTATGGTTCGGACACTTGCTTTATGCCACAATGCCATAATGCACGCCAA TGGAACAAGGCCCTGTAAGCTTCTCTTATCGGATACACACCATGGAGAGTCCCCTAGGTTGCTCTTCATTTATAAGAGATGGATTTCCACTATCTTCACCATTAAAG GTGATGGTGATGGCTCTGGATCGTTTAttctaaaaaataataacaatatagAGAATGAGAGGACGAAATCTGCAAAATACTCTATTGCTCTACAATATTTAGTCTTGGAAGTGATCACTGAAGA